One genomic window of Panicum hallii strain FIL2 chromosome 6, PHallii_v3.1, whole genome shotgun sequence includes the following:
- the LOC112898105 gene encoding copper transporter 4-like has product MAMPPMQMGPPTSTGMPSPTMGPMPPTDKNMDMPANMPAMHMAFFWGHRVQVLFSNWPGDHRDGVGMYVLCLLVVVVLAALVEVLSAWSRGLSRRSRDSNALGTLLMTGIHAVKLGLSYLVMLAIMSFNGGVFLAVLAGHAAGFFLSRRGILGHATHDDVLTNGALHPSKPKP; this is encoded by the coding sequence ATGGCGATGCCGCCGATGCAAATGGGGCCGCCGACCTCCACCGGCATGCCATCGCCAACGATGGGGCCGATGCCGCCTACAGACAAGAACATGGACATGCCCGCCAACATGCCCGCGATGCACatggccttcttctgggggcaCCGGGTGCAGGTGCTCTTCTCCAACTGGCCAGGGGATCACCGTGATGGGGTCGGCATGTACGTCCTTTGCCTCCTCGTCGTGGTTGTGCTCGCTGCGCTCGTCGAGGTGCTTTCGGCATGGTCCCGTGGTCTCTCCCGCCGCAGCCGTGACTCCAACGCGTTGGGGACCCTGCTGATGACGGGGATACACGCAGTGAAGCTCGGGCtctcgtacttggtgatgctggCCATCATGTCCTTCAACGGCGGGGTCTTTCTAGCCGTCTTGGCTGGCCACGCCGCTGGGTTCTTTCTCTCGCGGAGAGGGATTCTCGGCCATGCAACCCATGACGACGTGCTAACGAACGGTGCTCTCCATCCATCAAAACCGAAACCTTAA